A single genomic interval of Hyphomicrobiales bacterium harbors:
- a CDS encoding phage portal protein has product MSLVSRLAAGIAFARSISPLRTKSAPGHHLVAFHDANSPRWSPRDYGAFAREGFMQNAVVYRSVRLIAEAAASVPLVVTELGRRLDTHPLVELIEGARDTCGAADFFEAWYGYLLVAGNAYCEVATVSGEPRELRLLRPDRISVLPGRDGWIDGYIYSVGGERLHLRDDPDAPVSRVLHLGLFHPLDDHFGFSPIEAAAPSIDIHNASARWNKALLDNAARPSGALVYQAAQGNLSDEQFARLKEELEASYQGARNAGRPLLLEGGLDWKSMALSPKDMDFIEARNAAAREIALAIGVPPMLLGIPGDNTYANLQEANRTFWRQTVLPLVRRTLTAFERWLAPAFGEPVRLCPDLEAIAALASEREAHWKKIEAASFLTLNERRAAVGYPPVAGGDRIVTASEAGQRGE; this is encoded by the coding sequence ATGTCACTTGTCTCGCGGCTCGCCGCCGGGATCGCCTTCGCGCGTTCGATTTCACCCTTGAGGACGAAATCGGCGCCGGGCCATCACCTCGTCGCATTCCACGACGCGAACTCCCCGCGCTGGTCGCCCCGTGACTACGGCGCGTTCGCTCGCGAAGGGTTCATGCAGAATGCGGTCGTCTACCGCTCCGTCCGGCTGATCGCCGAAGCGGCCGCCAGCGTGCCGCTCGTCGTCACCGAACTCGGCCGCCGCCTCGACACCCACCCGCTCGTCGAGCTGATCGAGGGGGCGAGGGATACCTGTGGCGCTGCGGACTTTTTCGAGGCCTGGTACGGCTACCTGCTGGTCGCAGGAAACGCCTACTGCGAGGTGGCAACCGTCTCGGGAGAACCGCGGGAGCTTCGTCTCCTGCGCCCCGATCGGATTTCCGTCCTGCCCGGCCGCGATGGCTGGATCGACGGTTACATCTACAGTGTCGGCGGCGAGCGCCTTCATCTCCGTGACGACCCCGACGCGCCGGTCTCGCGCGTTCTGCACCTCGGACTTTTTCATCCTCTCGACGACCACTTCGGCTTCAGCCCCATAGAGGCCGCGGCTCCTTCCATCGACATCCACAACGCCTCCGCCCGCTGGAACAAGGCGTTGCTCGACAATGCCGCGCGACCTTCGGGGGCGCTCGTTTATCAGGCAGCGCAGGGCAACCTGTCCGACGAGCAGTTCGCGCGTCTCAAGGAGGAATTGGAGGCGAGCTATCAGGGCGCCCGCAATGCCGGACGGCCCCTTCTCCTCGAGGGTGGTCTCGACTGGAAGTCGATGGCCCTCAGTCCCAAGGACATGGATTTCATCGAGGCGCGCAACGCCGCCGCGCGCGAGATCGCCCTGGCGATCGGTGTGCCGCCGATGCTCCTCGGGATCCCCGGCGACAACACCTACGCCAATCTCCAGGAGGCCAATCGAACGTTCTGGCGTCAGACCGTGCTTCCGCTGGTGCGCCGAACACTGACGGCATTCGAGCGTTGGCTCGCGCCGGCCTTTGGCGAGCCTGTCCGGCTCTGTCCCGATCTCGAGGCCATCGCGGCTCTGGCGAGCGAGCGCGAAGCGCACTGGAAAAAAATAGAAGCCGCGAGCTTCCTGACGCTCAACGAGCGGCGTGCCGCCGTCGGCTACCCACCGGTCGCGGGTGGCGATCGCATCGTCACCGCAAGCGAAGCCGGACAGCGGGGAGAGTGA